Within Sphaerodactylus townsendi isolate TG3544 linkage group LG05, MPM_Stown_v2.3, whole genome shotgun sequence, the genomic segment ACCCAGAGTTCAAAATTCTTAACCTCCATCAACAGTCTAGCTCAGGCATCCCCAATGCGCGTCCTTGGGCTGGTACATTGCTGATACTTCACTGGCATCTGCCTAATGCTTTTAGGAAGTATGTAGGACTAGGtcatgattggctgtgcagattaaaaggcatcaTATTAAAcaaagcttctgcctgaaatgttaaagAGGCACTACCggtattattgttttaaatatttagccTTGCTCCCTGCCATTTGGTGGTTGGCTcaacctcctgcagcagccattttgtgactgctccACCTTCTGTGGCATCCATTTTTTGATTATGCCCATTGCTTGGTGTCAaaaagtgcctgcaggctcaaaaaggttggggatccttcTGTTGTTTTCCTTACAAGTTGTAGCTTTCATGTACTCACATGGAGGTAACTGCTTCTGGAGGCTTCTTCTAAGTGATGTACAGCTGGTGTCATCAGAATTTTGCACAGTTTCTGTCATTCAAAATTTTGGATGATCCAAGTAAATGATTTATCATAGATGCTAAATGACATTGGAGATAATATTGAACCCTGTTGAGCTCCACATGAGAGCTCCCATGCTGCAGAAGTGGCATAATCAAGAAATACTTTCTACATACAATCAAATAAAAgaccaaaaacattttaaatggcacACTTCTAAAACCAGCAATATATTCTCATCATCTCAGGAGAATGGCATGTGGACTATAGAAACTGAAAGCAGCTGATGAATTCAGCAGCACTAACAAAGAAGCATTGCTCTTGTCTGTTTGAAGACTGAGATGGTCTACCAGAGCAACTATAGAAGCCCCTGTGCAATAGCCTGGCCTTAAAACAGATTAGAAAGTGTCAAGGGCAGATAATCATCCAGAAAACCGTGAAATTGCTTTCCTAGCGTATGTTAAATTACTTTCTCCACAAAAGACAGATTAAAAATCATCCTGTAATTGGCCAGAATCCCTTTGTCCATCGAAGGTATCTTGATTATCAGACAAATCACTGCTTCTTTCAAAAACCTGGATAAGTCTCCTACTATCAAAGATCTCATCTAGCAGACACCctacttaaaaaaagaaattaaaagttaATACCTGATCCCAAAGTGCCTTTGTTAATCTTACCATATCAATTTATAACAATGTATTTTTAGCAGCACCTCATATTTTTTAGCAGCAGCACCTCATATATGGAAGTAAGCATGGCATGTTTAGCATTGTGAAGATGTTTTACTGGTGTAAAGTGCCATCCATAAAACAACTTCAAAGAATTTTATCTCATATTAGCTAAAATATTCAGGGGTATCTTCGAAAGATTCTtccaagtggttctggtgggttttccaggctatggggccgtggtctggtggatcttgttcttaacgtttcgcctgcatctgtggctggcatcttttttttcttctgctctatACAAGTCACAGGATTCCAGCATTTGATATTGCTGATACTTGTCTGGGTTGCAAAAAAAGTAGATGATTGGGGGATATAGGTAGTGCTAATATTGCTCTCCAAGATATCCAGATAAGTTACATACATCTAGTAAATGGAAACAACTGGGCATTTATTGGGAAAATTTTATCCCCTACATCTCACCTCCTCCCTTCCACTATTGAacaaaaatgagattttttaCTTATTACAGGTGTTAGCCTGCTTAGCAAGCGTAGTGTAGGAAAACAGCTTTATGAAAGTAGCAGTGTTGTGCATTTTCCAGTACTCATCCTGGTGCATCTCCCAGGCTTTCAGAAGCTCTGTATAGCCCCATAAGATGTACTGTGGCTTCAGAGCAGTTTTCTCTAGTGGTTTTTAAGTCTGCATTGAAACAGTGCCTCTGAAACCATGTTTTCATATGACAACTCCcgaaagaaaatatttaaagggctttaaagctGTGAGTAATATTTAAAGAGTGTTTATAGGCGTctgtggtttctttaaaaaaaaatcttgagggttttttaaaacttgtgAGTCACTTCcacaactgaacatgagtcaattTACATATTTGTAAAAGGCTAGGCAGCCTTTGTGTTCAAAGTTGGTATGCTTGACTGGgagatgtatatattttaaataacaacGTTCCTAGATATATTGGAATCCTGCAGGCTACCAGTCTTAAACCATAAAATCCCACTTAAGAAtaaatgtttccccaaaaataagacctatcccaaatataagccctagcatgatttttcggtatTGTTGGAggttgcttgaaatataagccctactccaaaaaatgaagccctagttacagattccttgGCGCATCCCCCATCCAGCCAGGCCAGGCACAAGGGCCTCAGACGCCCAGGCTACACACAGGCCCGCTGGCTCTGTGCATTAAAAAAGGTCATCTTTTAGCAagcatggtcctgcctttgggctatcttttaagttatggcgagcatttttaaaattatgattttaaactgtaatgtaggtttaacatgtggttgccgccctgagcccttctgggatgggcaggatataaaaataaaaaatgaatttatacttttttaacagcatacccatgagcctttgctaaataggCAAATTATTATTAAGAGTCATAGACTCTTCTTGCAACAAGCTCTTCCTACCAGAACCCAAAGCTTGGAAGATCAAGGACCTTGCCACTCAGGTCATCTCCAGTGCAGCTTCACCTCTGATGCTCATGGCCAAACTCTTAGGATTACTCATCTCAACTATCTATCTCTATCCAATAGACTTCACCGGACCACTTCAGCAATTCCCCTGGCCCATCCAATCAGATATAATGTTCTAGAGAGACAGAGCCATCCAGGTTTCTTATGCAGTCAAGTCCAGCCTTACATAGTGGACTCACACACAGTTTGAACAAGGAAAAGGTCTACTATGTGGCTGAATACTCACAGATGTTCTTGGATGCCAGCCTTGCCAGTTGGAGAGCACTGGTCGACAACGGAAGTCAACCTGCCAATCAGTGTTCTGGAAATTCGAGCTATTTTTCTGACCTTGCTACTCCTCCAGCCCAAGTTCAAGGTAATATTCAGGATTAGTGGGTGTAGGCATGCGGTTTTGAcagaggcagccccccccctttttttttcttttcagtcttctgcttttgttttctctgtttttctttctcttttaagttTCTTTGGATCTGCTGTTGTGTTGCCCAGATATGACAGGAACTGCCTTTTGCAACATCCCCACATCCAGAGATTCCTCAAGGGATCGTCACAGATGGATCTTCCCTCATCACATCATTTCCCATCATGGAAACTACACACCATTTTTCCATAAAACTGGCTCCCATAAAACTGCCCTTCAAGCTGATCAGGGACATTCCTCTGCCTTGGTTGAGAACAAAAACAACCTTTTGGGTAGCTGTGACTTTTGCTCGTCGGTTTTCAGAACTCGGGGCTCTCTCCATGCCAAATTTTGTACTTCTCACAGGGACAAGGTGGTGCTGAGAACAGATCCTGTTTTCAAGGAAAGTACCCCCAAGGAAAAGTTGTGGCACCATTTGGATGTTAGGAGGGCGGTCAAGGCCTTCATCATAAGAACAGTTGGACTATCTGTTCATATCCATCAGATGTCAGCACCCTCACTGAGTTCTACCCTAAAAGCTTGCATAGTCAAGACATATAACACGCAGCAGCTGGTGGTACCTTTAAGCACTGCACCTCATTTAGTCTGAAGTCTGGCTACCAATGCTGTTCTGTCATACCAGGCTTCAGTGGAGCAAATTTGCAAGGCAGCTGCTTGGTTGAGTTTATCCACCTTCATCAGATATTACAAGCTGCAAATGTATATAGCTCCATAGAAGCAGTAAAAAGGTGCTGCAATACGTGTTGGATACATGTTTGATGACCCACCCATTGAGGGgacactgctttggaaggttccaagacaagatgtcctcctgtcccATCAGTAGAACAGACCGTTCTATACTTACTGTGAGTGGTCCTCCAATGgggacaggaggacatcttggccctccctatcATCTTAATCATGTATCCATCTTGTAATCCAGGGTTAAATGTTTAGTGAAATGGCATTACTGCCttaccttttgcttcctgttatcCTTCCAGGCTCTTCAATTCTGAATAGAAGTTATAAGTTAGTGTATCCAGAGTATTCAGATGTTGTTGTTATAATTCAAGTGTTagtcgagcactgcatccaaaaAGATCCAACTGAGGATGAGCGACTCCCAAGTGAGAAGACAGGAAGTGAAAGGaaattcatttcctgcctctctcaaGGAAGGGTGGTAATCACCCAAGACAACCCACCCCGTAGAAGTACcattcacagtgagtatccaatggaccatttaCCCCCGCCACCATTCCTTCTGTACTTGCCCTATGTCCTAACTCCTACCACATAACCTTGAACTTCTGTTTCTTACCACCCATCAGGTGTGCATACAAGGGCTCTAATCAACAGCCTTCTACATTCATTCTTTCTGCTGAAACCCCTGCTCTTTCCTTCACTGATTTCTGCTCCATTAGAACATATataaaagggaaggggagccTCTATGTGGCTCAcagaaaatggagggaagaaaaTAATTCATCTAGGCAACTCTGCAAGGCTTGAAGGCAGTTGGAGGCTCTTTCCCTTCTACAGTTGCTACTGGTACCAATTGTTGTTCTTGGTGGTTCCTAAGTGCAGTGGACCATTTATTCTTCAGGTTTTATACAGCTGTCTTTAGTAGTCTCTTGTTTATGTGGTCTGTCTAGTTTTATTAGGTACCTTGTACCTTGTAATCATAATCATGATTTGTAATCATAATCATGATTTGACTTCTTGTTCAACATCAAGATACACTATAGCCTTTTCTGTAAAATGATGTCTTTGAGACTGGCCCATTATCATTACACTGgttcagaggcatatgggggggaaatggtgcccggagacaagcCTTCTTCGGACACCCCCCTCCATGCCTGGGGgcagggttcaggggtggggcctcTGTGAAGAGGGCAGAggccaggctgtgggggggggcagagggggagggggaggcaccctgccctccccctcccgcaACCTGGATTCTGACCTCcccagagtctggggagagcagaagccactgccagcctccgaagacatgattttaaaagcatggagggtggggcttggtgctgggtcatgcccccccccccgagccacaCTTCTGGCCTCCAGCTTTTAAAAGCTCAtctccagaggctggcagtggcttctgctctccacaggctctgggaagggcagaggcTGGGCtgcgggtggggggagaggggtggcaCCCCATCCATCCCCTGCTGGTCCCTTGAgcctggctcctgctctccccagggcctggaaagggcagaagccagccaggaggggggcagggcactgccgctgcctcgtcatcttcgggctccctcagccctgcccacttcATCACTCccatgatgtgggtggggctgagggaacctGAAGACAACAAAGCAGCAGGTCATCTTCGCGAagccatctggtcatgtgggggtgattttgtgccccccacatgaccagattagttgcccCCTGGGACAGGggctaccccttgtccccaggcagatactcCACTGCTCTGGTTCATTCCAAGTGGCAAGAAGGAAAAAAGTATGTTTCTCTCTCAGGAGTgctcaaaatatatatttatgctgaggggttctttatttttctccattGCCCATGGGGGGAAATCTGTGTTGGTTCCCTTGTATACATGCTTCATTTCTGTTGCCCATTTCTGTCTGCCTGTGGTTTATAAGAATGTGTGGTGAACCATTTACTAGATGCAGGGACTGTCTTCTAGACCTGGATGCAAGGCAGTGCCTGTTGATAAGCATGCCAAACTTATTCAATGCTAAGTGTTGTGTCGGAGTTGTGCAATAAGTTGTCCTAGTCCCAAGGTCATAATAACAACAGCTTTGTCAgtagcccacacacacacatttgaggCCCCATTTCTGTTTCCTGTTTGATCCTGACTGTTATCAGGATAGCAGCTCTAAAGAGGTTGTCAAAGTGCTACTGCTATAGTGGGGTGGGGTAAGCCCTTTATTATCTGGAGAAATCCTTTACTACTTTTCTATGCCCTTCCCCAGAGCTCAAAGGTgctcccctctcttccttccccctcctgctgAATTTCATAATTACTATGGATTTAACTTTGAGCTTTCTTGCTGGTAATTCTGTATTttcagaaataattattttggaTTCAAAGGGGCTTCTCTGTACCCAGGGCCAAGTGTTATTAGAAAGATGGGGATAGAGATGCTCCAAAGAAATAAAGTTGAATCTTAGAGGATATTACAATATTCATAACACTGAAATAACAGCATAAATGCATTCAGTGAACTACAGAGAATAATACTGTGCCTCAGCTGAAAGGCAATGTATTCTCAAGGAGAATTAGTACCTCTTGGCCGAGTTGAAACAGTGTACTCACCACTACAACTGCAGTTCTCAGGCTGCTGCTGGGGTAAGCCTGGATGCGTCTCAGGAGAAGCCCTCCCACTGTAGCCAGCCAGGGCTCCTGGTGACATCATGGGGTAGGGCCTGGTATGGTGGTGGGGTTCACTTCATGGGCTAGTGTAGATCATTATGGTCCAGATACACTTTCTTTTAGTTGTGGTCCCCTACTTTAGAAGTTGCCATGGGTGTGGATatattcattcccccccccccccaagagttgCTGAGCAACCGCCGCTGTAGATGTCAACAGTCACCAGAAGCAGAAGGTCTACTTTCCAGGCTACATTAATAaagcaactcctcctccttttgtgaCAGCAGAAGATGGTGGCAGGTCACCTGATAGAAATCCTCACCCCAGTCATGATGTTGCTGACAGTTCCCTCTATGGCATAAAAGGAACACAAAAGAGATGTCATACAGTGCATTAGGTGATACTTTATGCCAGCTTCTGTACTTGGTGTATGTATTATAGTTAAAGATATATACTTATAATACATAGCAAGACACTAAGTGCCTAGGTGAATATCCTGGACTTGGCCAGGAATGGATAGGatacaaatttaattaattaataaattaaataagtaaatgacTATTCCAAAGGAATGGTAAATGCATATGGTATAACTAATTTGACTATTGTAGTATCTAGACTGAACTGGCcactttcttccccttccctttcccccaggtCTCTTTTTTTGGTTGGTATGACTGGGAGCTATACACTGGTTATGGAGGAGATAACTGTATTATTTGGTTGGGCTTGGCATCTTGGGTTTTTAGATTGAATTGTATTATATTTGCAatttgtgattttattatatgttggaaactgctctgagcctgctatggtggggaagggcagggtgaaatcaaataaattaatcTCACTGGTTTTTATTATGTGGCTGGATGCAGATTTGGATTCTAGCCCCTCCAATCTGTTCTAACTCTCACCACTCTATGACACAGGAGCATGTATGCACATGTTGCAGATCTGTAAATCCTTTACTATTAGGCATCAACTGTATTATGGAGCCTGACTGCCTAAAGGTGATCAGTTTGTAGCAAAATCCATTTAATATCCTAAAGCAGCTATTTGGAGAATAGTGGCATTGGCTTCTATATCATCTGAGCGTAACATAATgattgggtttttgtttttagaCGAGGAAAGATGAGTGAATCCAGTGCAAAATCAGGCCAACCTCTGGCTGCCAAACAGGACAAGGATGTCTCTGAGAAGAGAGGACGGGGGCGACCCAGGAAACAGCCTCAGGTTTGTGGACAGCTCATGTTGCTGGGAAAGCTTTTGTGATAGTCTCCTAAAATGTTGCTAGCCAATGTAATTGACATGACACGAGGAGTACAGGGAAAGGCAGTACCCAGTTACACAGCAAAGTTATTGTCATAGAATGAAACATAAAGATAAGGATAGAGCACTACAGCTATCTCACACTGTTAATGAAAGCAAGTCTCTTAGGGAGAAGGGCCCTCTGTCACTGACAATTATGATACTTTgaacccctcctccacatgactgcAGTTTCATTAAGCAATATTTACATATCACTGGATAATGCACTCTGAATCCACTATAGCAATGGTTTGTAACTGTAGCTTCCTGTGTGAAAtatgaaaatccagttgcaaacaattgccTTAGCGCGTTATTCACTGAAATGTGGAGCAGCCTAAAATCTCAGGAAGCCCTGTGGTGCTTTATAGCATCAGTAAGTCTTTGTCCCTGAGTATGTTGAAGACATCTATACTCCGTCCCACCGAAAGATGTTAGTAGaactgtgaattcatccaccaccaCTTCTTGATCCTTCATGCTGCCCcacagccctcccaagcccctaCAATGCTCCCCTTGGCCCAAGCACTGCTCTTGAAAGGCTGCATGTAATTGATAGAATTGTCTGCTTAGTTGTTGTTGCCTCTCCTTTGCTAGGGTTGTCTGATTGGTGTGGCTGATAAAAATCTCAGCACTACTGGTACAGAGTGACCCATATAACACTTTCCTGTGGTGAGCACAGCTCCTTTTCCTCTTGCATTCCAAACTATGACTAGATAACTGTATGAGCATCGTCCTCTCTGCCCCCAAAGATAGTAGTTACCAGTAGTTCAGTACCTGTAGTAAGGAAAGGAGATGAGACTGAAAAATTGAGGCATCTGCTTTAGAGGAAGTGATGACATATCTGCTGGAGTTAAATTGTTGAGTGGTTAATAACTGAAGCTGTAAATGGAATGGGAAAAGGAAGTCAAAACTGTCTGACCCTCAACAGTAATAtaatgcagctttttaaaaatctcccaggAATCTCTTAAGTGGTAGTCTGTTAAAGTGGATCATTTCAGGCGTCCCCTTCCGAGCAGATATCACTGAACAGCATTGTCCTAGTGTTTCCAAATTTGTACAGAAAAGCAAATTTTAACCTTTTAACCTCTGTACTTATTTCAGAGTAGCTGTTCTGTCAAAATTCTGAGTGGCTCTCTATACTGTTCAAGATTTTGTAAACTGAGATGATCTTGCAATCACTTTAGAGTGCAATCTCATAGTGGGTCCTTTTGCACTTGATGGAATCACCTTTCCAGGGCTTCTATACATGTAAATTGTTTTACGCACACATACTCATGGATGTGTCCTATTAAGTGGTCAGAGATCAGTTTAcatgaagggggaagaaaacatgTTGCCTATAATACATGAGATAAGCCTTGTATAGTGCATCACACATCATGCTACAGGTTAATGATGAGGCAGAAAAGTCTTTAGTTTTTTTAGTTCTTGATAATAACAGTTGGAAACAAGTGTATGGTATCACAGATTATTCCTGATAATTTCCCTGTGGATGCCATAACTATAAGTGGTGGTCATCTACAGAAGATTGATGGGGTATCTTTTGTCTCTATGATTTCTGGATGGAAAACCAAAGGGGCTTTGCCTGAGTCAGGGCAAGTAGAAGCAACAGGCATGCTTGATGTTCATTCCCTTATTGGTGACTGTAGTATGCTTTTTTTATAGCAGGAACCCAGTGAGGCATCAGTCCCTAAGAGACCACGTGGCAGACCAAAGGGGAGCAAAAACAAGACTGCCTCAAAGGGACGGGTAAGTATTGGTAGGAGGGTGTTTAATCTACCACTTGCACTTCATTTCTGTGCTCACCAATTAGAATTAAGACTGCATCTAAATTGATATCTTAACAAAAGTCCCTTCCCATGGAAGAATGAAccatctacatcagtggttcccaaacttttttgggctgccactcccttggctcccaggccacatctctagtgttgccccccccccccgaccctccccccccacaaataaACACACAActttttcttggtattaggtctactgcaaattcaaaacaatttctaacactgtaaacacacatATGCATTTCACAAATAACACATGACGTAGTTAAacctgttttagcaatatgaaaggatATGTTTGCATGTCACCTATcgtgtcttcacagttttaatgggatggatgtgtTGGTGCTgggatatcagcttctcaatCCTCTTGCAAGGCACTAAGAAGTCTTAGATCCCCACATTCAataattttcagtctgtttctctgcttgggtgactgcactgaagccccCCTTTATTAAATACGATGTTGGGAAGACAATAGagtacatcttgactttgtcccacagtgcaggCTAGTGATCAGGAAggtctttttgagagaaccatgtaatTGAGATACAAAGTGAAAAAGATGCCTTTGCTGCCTCTATGCCTTgatacccccctccccatctatGGCTATGGACCAAGGAGAGTTCTGTTGGGGCAAGAAGAGCAAGAGTCAAGTGCTCCTTATTTAATCAGCTCATAAGGCACTCTGAATCTCATCGAGCATGCAGGGTTCTGGAGATAATGAGGATGACTCTCAGGCCCCTCTAACAGTCAAGCTGGACCCAGACCTGAGAAACGCATCCTCCTGGGCTGTTACCAGCACAATCAAATCCAAGAGCAGCAGAActcttcaggcagcagagctggcagAAAAATGCACCCAAACCTCATGCACCCAGCAGTGGTGGGGTGACCATGTCTCTCCCCAGAGCATTGGAGCAATATCCTCCATCCTCCTCAGGAGTAATCCCTAAGGAACAACAAGGGGTAATGTAACTGCGCCTGGTcccaaccctctgccaccagacctTTACTCCTTTGAAAGGAGCAGGTGCAACAAGGCATTCCAGGTCTGCACTCTACAGATCTAAGCTGGAATTCTTCTCCTATGTTCATGAAAGAATCAGATCCCAGGAAAGGGGGATGTAAAATCATGGACAACCAAAGCATTCCAAAAGAGAAACCTTTTCAGTCCCTATAGACAGGTGTCCAGAGGCTCAAAGCACAACTCAGATTCCAGTGAGGAGTAAATTCCTctctgaggaagaggaggatggcAAGGAGGTCCCAGCAGGTCCCAGAATGGGCAGTATGATTCCTTAAGCTAAGAACTACGGTACCAGTCCCTTTTAGCAGCCCTGGATTGAAGAAAACCTATACCAGACACAAAGTCTACGTGTGTAGGGCacgaagattttttttccaatcctGGATCAGGGAAGGACATGGGTACTAACAGATGTGCCACAGGAGTCATGTTATCCATGTGTTGAAAAACTGATTACTGATTACAAATTGGTTTCTTGGCAAAGGCCTACAATGGTTCAAAAGTAGTTGAAAGATTATTTCCTCTCATATAAACTTGCGTTTCCCTGATATTGTCCAGAGAAACTCTTCTCCAGACATCCCTGTGCTCCGAGATCAGGAGGGGTTCTTAGTAGCGGCTTTATTCCCGTGGAACTTTTTCCACATTGAGCCTTCTGCTGACACTTTTTGGGTACGTGTTTAAGCTCCTGGTGAATCCTTTAACCTAGGGCCTCCTCGCTGGCAGAATCTCAGATGTGAAACTCTTCCTTGAAGttcacctgatttttttttggtgggtaTTTAGGCTCTGGATGAAATCGttattttgttctgcttttgaTTTTGTAAGAACTTGATTTATTGTTCTTTTGAGATTTTATTATTCAGTTTTTGAGCCTCTATCTCTccatctatttttctttttccctttccaccTCCATTTCTGGTATAGCAAATCCTATCTTTCCCAGAGCATCATAACATTATCAATATTATTAGATCTCAAGAGTACAAAAAAGTTTCCCTCTCACACATCATCTTAGCCTATTTGTACCCTTCATAGACTTTTCTTCTCCAGTAATGGGGAAGAATTATGAGAACTGGCttcttttcagggtgggggggacaaTTTTGATAGGGAAATTATCAATAATTAAAAAGATTCCTTGGAGTAGAGATGTCTAATTTAGATATGATCTGTATTTTATGTCTGTGCTACATATGACTGGAAACACATATGTGGAGGTATTGCTTTGAGATAGTTATCTGAAAAATGGGTGTCTGTTTTgtgggggcacaattttagttcttgccccgGGTTTCATATTCGGTAATTACGCCCCTATGGCTGTAGACTATTGCCTCTACCAAGATGGTGTCGAGTTTGGCTCTGTCCATTCAGAAaatatcacatttcaaatgagaaTTGGCTATGGATTTTGCATATATGTTGAGCTTGAGAGGAAAGAAGCCTCATGGGTATTGAAACAAAACTTCTTTTGTCTGAAAGGTATTTGAATTAGTCAGACGGCTGGTGACATTTGCTTTTTGTGAGTGTGAGTCCTGGCAGCTGGTCTACATGTGCCTTTAAGGGGAGGAAATGCATGTTCCACTCATTTGTATAAGAGGAAGATAAGAAATTAATGTAGGGGCCTAGAGTGGCACGAACCTATCCCCAACTCTTTGGCTCTTGAATTCCTGGCCTCCTTGTCACCCAGTCTCTCATTCTGTATAGCAGCTGCTGACCCATATCACTCTCTGGGCTGGTGGTGAGTGAAGCGTTGATACCATCTGGTGCCATGTAGTCAAAAGTAGGTGGGGATTGGAAAGGTGGCAAGTGAGTAAATAAATGACCCCACAGTTGGTGACTTGGCAGCTGTTGTGgctttcttgtttttgttttttttaatgcaaaacacAGAGCTAATTCATGCAGAGCATATTTGGCATGCTCTTCACTACCCCTCCCCCATTATATAGACAAGGATTTTTAAGTGTTCAGCTGCTTTTAGAGCAACAGATGCCTCCTCTTGAATTGGCAGCCAGGCTGCAGGGGTTATTTCAGTGGACACTTTGGCTTAGCCCAAGCTTTTGACCATCTGTTCAGACCTCAGATATGTGAAGGAAAGAGAGCACCCAACAAGTGGCAGAGGATAGTTGCTTCTTCCTGTTCTGTACCTGGCTCCTTACAGCTGCtccattctcttcctcctctgataTAAAAGCCAAGAATAGGAGACTGTCATAGCGAACTGATTTGACTGAAAATATTTACACAGGAGTTGAAGATCTATGTTCTCTGCTCTGGGAACATAAACTTTGGAGACAGTATTGGGTACACTCATGTGGTGACTTGTGCAACTACGCAGAGTGTTCCCTGTTATATCTGCTTGGATAACTGCCCTCCTGCCTAAACTCCTTATCCAGCACAGCGGCAGTTACTACTGTGTCTTTAGTAGCTT encodes:
- the HMGA1 gene encoding high mobility group protein HMG-I/HMG-Y isoform X2 encodes the protein MSSNRHADLDFFPTNSRRGKMSESSAKSGQPLAAKQDKDVSEKRGRGRPRKQPQEPSEASVPKRPRGRPKGSKNKTASKGRKTSAAPGRKPRGRPKKSEKEEEEVNISQESSEEEQ
- the HMGA1 gene encoding high mobility group protein HMG-I/HMG-Y isoform X1; this translates as MSSNRHADLDFFPTNSRRGKMSESSAKSGQPLAAKQDKDVSEKRGRGRPRKQPQQEPSEASVPKRPRGRPKGSKNKTASKGRKTSAAPGRKPRGRPKKSEKEEEEVNISQESSEEEQ
- the HMGA1 gene encoding high mobility group protein HMG-I/HMG-Y isoform X4, with translation MSESSAKSGQPLAAKQDKDVSEKRGRGRPRKQPQEPSEASVPKRPRGRPKGSKNKTASKGRKTSAAPGRKPRGRPKKSEKEEEEVNISQESSEEEQ
- the HMGA1 gene encoding high mobility group protein HMG-I/HMG-Y isoform X3; the protein is MSESSAKSGQPLAAKQDKDVSEKRGRGRPRKQPQQEPSEASVPKRPRGRPKGSKNKTASKGRKTSAAPGRKPRGRPKKSEKEEEEVNISQESSEEEQ